From the genome of Nocardia mangyaensis:
ATCCGCGCAACTGGGTGCAGCGAAATCTCGCGGTGTGACCGGTGGGCCCGGAGGCGGTAGCGCGGCGTCACCACGCGGGGCCCTCGGGAGCACCGCCAGAAAAAGGCGGTTTGATGCGCATGGAAAGATCGGGGTATGTCCAGTCCTGCCCCGGCCGCGACGGCCGAACGTAAGCAGCGGGTGCTGTCGGGCATCCAGCCCACCAGCGACTCCTTCCACCTCGGCAACTATCTGGGTGCGCTGCAGTACTGGGTGAGGATGCAGGACGAGTACGACGCGCTGTATTTCATTCCCGACATGCACGCGATCACCGTCAGCCAGGACCCCAAGGCGCTGCGCGCGCGCACCAAGGCCGCCGCCGCCCAGCTGCTCGCGCTCGGCATCGACCCGGCCAAGTCCACGCTGTTCGTGCAGAGCCAGGTGCCCGAGCACGCCGAACTGGCCTGGGTCCTGAGCTGCATCACCGGTTTCGGTGAGGCCGGCCGGATGACCCAGTTCAAGGACAAGTCCGTCAAGCAGGGCGCCGAGAACGCGACCGTCGGCCTGTTCACCTACCCGGTGCTGATGGCCGCCGACATCCTGCTCTACCGCCCACACCAGGTACCGGTCGGCGAGGACCAGCGCCAGCATCTCGAGCTGACCCGAAACCTGGCCCAGCGCTTCAACACCCGGTTCAAGAAGACCTTCGTGGTGCCCGAGCCGCACATTGTCAAGGGCACCGCCAAGATCTACGACCTGCAGGACCCGACCGCGAAGATGAGCAAGTCCGCCTCGAGCGACGCGGGCCTGATCAACCTGCTCGACGACCCGAAGATCACCGCGAAGAAGGTGCGCTCGGCGGTCACCGACACCGAGCGCGAGATCCGCTACGACCCCGAGCACAAGGCAGGCGTCAGCAACCTGCTGGTGATCCTGAGTTCGCTCACCGCGACCCCCATCGTCACGTTGGAGGAGAATTTCGCGGGCAAGGGTTACGGTGATCTCAAGGCCGAGGTGGCCGACGCGCTGGTCGAATTCGTGACCCCCGTGCAGAAGCAGGTCCAGGAATACCTCTCGGATCCCGCCGAGCTGGACCGGATTCTGGCCGCAGGGTCCGAGCGAGCACGCGAGATCGCCGGCAACACACTGGCTCAGGTGTACGACCGGGTGGGCTTCCTGGCTCGCTGACCCGGTGCGCGCCTGGGGCTTTCAGCTGAAGGGGCGCGTGTCATGCAGATCGTCGACAACATCTCCGCTGCTGTCGAGCGGCAGATCGGGCGCAGGCCCTGGCTGGATCATCTGGTCAGGGCAGGCGGCCGGTTCCAGCGCCAGCGCGGCGACTTCTTCGCCGCCGGTGCCACCTATTTCACTGTGCTGTCGCTGTTTCCGCTGCTGATGGTGGCCTTCTCGGTGGCCGGATTCGTGCTGGCCGGACAACCGCAGCTGCTCACCGAGCTGCAGGAGAAGGTCCAGGAGAACATTCCCAGTTCCTTCGGCGAGCAGATCAACACCCTGATCGACCAGGCCGTCGACTCGCGCGGCACGGTCGGCCTGATCGGTCTGCTGGTCGGCCTGTGGACCGGCCTCGGCTGGATGGCGAACCTGCGGGCCGCGCTCACCGAGCAGTGGGAGAGTCCGAGTTCCGAGAAGCCGTGGTGGCGCAGCAAGCTCTCGGATCTGGGGGCGTTGCTCGGGCTCGGCGCGGCCTTCGTCGTCTCGCTCGGACTGTCGGCGGTGGCGACCAGCGGAATCAGCAAGCGCCTGCTCGAGGCGATCGGCGTCGACGACCTGCC
Proteins encoded in this window:
- the trpS gene encoding tryptophan--tRNA ligase; its protein translation is MSSPAPAATAERKQRVLSGIQPTSDSFHLGNYLGALQYWVRMQDEYDALYFIPDMHAITVSQDPKALRARTKAAAAQLLALGIDPAKSTLFVQSQVPEHAELAWVLSCITGFGEAGRMTQFKDKSVKQGAENATVGLFTYPVLMAADILLYRPHQVPVGEDQRQHLELTRNLAQRFNTRFKKTFVVPEPHIVKGTAKIYDLQDPTAKMSKSASSDAGLINLLDDPKITAKKVRSAVTDTEREIRYDPEHKAGVSNLLVILSSLTATPIVTLEENFAGKGYGDLKAEVADALVEFVTPVQKQVQEYLSDPAELDRILAAGSERAREIAGNTLAQVYDRVGFLAR
- the yhjD gene encoding inner membrane protein YhjD yields the protein MQIVDNISAAVERQIGRRPWLDHLVRAGGRFQRQRGDFFAAGATYFTVLSLFPLLMVAFSVAGFVLAGQPQLLTELQEKVQENIPSSFGEQINTLIDQAVDSRGTVGLIGLLVGLWTGLGWMANLRAALTEQWESPSSEKPWWRSKLSDLGALLGLGAAFVVSLGLSAVATSGISKRLLEAIGVDDLPGASLVLSLVSIVLGLLASWAVFAWMIARLPREPVSLRSAVRAAALAAIAFEIFKFVAAIYLQTVLSSPAGAAFGSIIGLLVFTYITYRILLFATAWAATSSDNERVDIAPPNPVIIQPRVVEHGMSTGAGAAYFGAGAVAALALLLVGKRR